The genome window TGTCAATCTGATGTAAGCTGTGTTCCAATTTAAGAACTAATGAATGACCaatgaaacacagtatctgtgtTAAAGGAACACGCTGACTTTTTGTGACTTTATCTTATTCcccgtatcccccagagttagataagtctatACCCTTCTCATCTCCGTGCTTGCCGTAAGTCTGTCTgaggcacccaccgctagcctagcttagcacgaagactggaggtaaacggctccagctagcatactgctcccaataagtgacaaaataacgccaacattttcctatttacatgttgtgatttgtatagtcacagtgACTCTAACCATCTTCTAACCGTATACAtgctgggaactatattctcagaatGTGAAGCACTGCTACTTGGGGAGTGATTTTCTCACAGCACCCGAGAAGCCCtgtggtgaggagcagagagttTGCTCAGAATTGGAGTAAATCACTCCAcagaagtagcagtgcttcgccttctgagaatatagttcccagtatgtatACAGTTAGAAGATGGTTGTGTCTCATAtgaccttgttatttgtacacactgtgactatacaaatcacaacatgtaaataggaaaatgttggcgttattttgtcacttattgagaGCAGTGCTAGCTGGAGCCGTTtacctccagtctttgtgctaagctaggctagtggTGGGTGCGTCAAACAGAGGCACTCAAGGAGATGAGAAGGGTATGTATGGACtcatctaactctgggggatacggtgaataagctaaagtcccaaaaagtcggcgtGTTCCTTTAAGCTAGATGTAGTTACGCAGTAAGAAGTTTACTGaagctattaaagggttagttcacccaaaattgaaaaatctgtcattaattacatcccctcatgatgttccaaacacaagaattttgttctacacaaattaagaaaattttaagcaatctgagagctttctgatcccacCTATAGACTACTATGTTATAACCATTTTCAAGTCCGAGAAAGGTAGTAaaaccatcgttaaaatagtccatgtgactacagtggttcaacctcaATGTTATGATGCGACGAGAATGCTTTTTGTGCAAAATGCAATCACATGCATGATCGAGAACACATCACGTGAACAGCATCGGATACTGgcacagaaaggaaaaaaattgttgaataaagtcggtattctattttgttttgttttgtttctgcgcagtaaaagtattctcgtcgcttcataacattaaggtttaACCACTGTatacatatggactattttaacaatctttccGGGCCTTGAAAGTAAAATATATGGCTGTCCATGGAGtatacagaaagctctcggatttcttaaaatatcttaatttgtgttccaaagatttttgtggtgaactatccctttaatgtgttcTATAGTGTCTCCTGATTCAATGTAGAGTTTAAACAGActgcaaaataaagtgtaaaattaattgtttttacgtttatttgaatttaacatgccttgacgtctaaaaaacgtcaaatttacagtactttacaatagttttaagtgtaaatttacattacttGCTACTGTGTTGAATTACTATGCAATTTAGCATGCAAtttttgcttaaagggttagttcacccaaaaatgaaaattctgtcagtaattactcaccctcatgttgttccaaccccataagaccttcgttcatcttcggaacacaaattaaaatattttttattaaatctgagagctgtctcactcctccataggcttctaagggattgaaacttgctggcccagaaaatgtattaaagacatcattaatatagtccaagtgactacagtggctcaatCTTACGTTTaccaagcaacgagaatactttttgtgcgcaaaccccccccccccccccccaaaaaaaaattatgactttattccactattcatttccttctctctgggCCTCGGGTGAATTCATGTAGTATAACAGCGTAGCGCTTCTGTGTTATACGTCACATGCATCACACACACGACCAGCGTCGGCCAATAGTGAGCCTATGTGTGACGTATAACACAGAAGCGCTACGCTGTTATACTACAAGAAAAAACTCAAGGCCcacagagaaggaaatgaattgtggaataaagttgttttttgtttttgtttttacgcacaaagtattctcgtcactttataaacttaagattgagctactggagtcacttggactatattaaagatgtctttaatacatttttctgggccagcaagtttcaaACCCTTAGAAGCCgatggaggagtgatccagctctcagatttcatcaaaaatatcttaatttgtgctctgtaattactgacagaattttcatttttgggtgaactaaccttttaacctCAATCATGTTACTTTCAGTCCTGTTACTCACGTGAAAAATAATAGGACTGGGTAAAAGTAACAGGAGTGATTAGAGTCCTGGTttgttgatttaatattaattgagaGTACTATTcacataagttttttttaatagttgaaatTACTTAAATTGTAGACATTTTAGGATAAGTGTTACAATGCGAGCACCATACTTACAGGGAGTCAGTCCACCACAGAGTAACTTAAACTTTTTGTCTTTCTTATCTTTTGTATATAGTGGATAGAACCCACACTATGCAGGTGCCAGCTGCGAGGGAAGGAGCGAGACACCTGCGACCCTCTCTATTCCcacctttttgtcttttcttacatctctctccctcactctctcttctctgtctccttctttctcttttgaCACACATTCCTGTTACCCAGTGTCAATCCCTGTTGCCCagtgttttattcatgtaattaaattgtattttacttctaaaaaataaaagttatgtcaCTGCTTCTATCAGTTTTGTTTGGTCCATCATTTATGCTAAATCACAGTAATAGATAGACATTCACAGTTATGTACAGTAATTCTACAGCTGCTTActgctaaattacagtaatagatagactaactaatttcacagttaaatacattaattctacaTCTGCTTGctgctaaattacagtaatagatagacactaactaatttcacagttaaatacatgaattctacagctgcttactgttaaattacagtaatacataGACACCAactgtaatttcacagttaaatacattaattctacaGCAGCTTACCGCTAAATCACAGTAATGTGATGTCATAATTACTGTGAAGTCACAGTATACAGctgtcatttcacaataatttactgtaaaaatgttacagtaacttactgtgaaagtcatgcaattattaaaCTGCAATTTATTGAAAATTTACAGTCAAATAATTAACAGTGTATATGTATGATAGCAGCAGACCTTCTTGAAGCGATATGTATGAGGTATGTTAAATAATCTGCTAAAGTTATTGTTGTTGATTGTattgtgtaatgatgcaacatttattatttataaaagatcaATTAAATATCAATGAGCAatatcaattcaaaagatgggtcaatttatttcgagaggcaaaagtacttgattgagtcagatgttctgtctgactcaaacttaactaaccacagtctatcatcaatggaaaaaaaaaaaaaaaaaaaatcaaagtggcGTGACACTTTTTCCAAGTGTTCCATCAATATTGTTCATTGAAGATCAGGAGCGAATTGATGTTATCTACACTCAGATGACTTCAATTCTGGACGGCACACCTACACACACCCACAGTGACCAGATCAGATTCATTATGGATGTCCCTTTTCCAGAGGTAGGTCTTGTGTGTAGTTGTGCTCTGCATGGTGTCATATtgacattgtttttaatgtcaaatagtttatccataatgttagatcattgctataaaataatagttttgtgcttaatatagaaaaggcacttttgattttgttattttattttttattttattgcttttttatttatttttatcagtgagtgggatcactttgacagcaggataaagaaacaattaaagaagagtggcaagccataggagagtcatctacaggagtcatgctgttaagaaataaccaagtcatggtgttaagaaatatattattttttttattgtgaacaatattgtctctttcttttaaatgacccttaGAACTTTAGAAAAGGATTAAATTGTGTTTGTCTCcataaaatgctatgtaggacatgttttgttgctgtatgacgagcaattgtgaattgtacagcaaatatttcatttaggatccatatgatttcacagtactgtatgtctaatggcctgaatatggttaatatctaaatataacttaatataaattcacaacatcatatatcagtcagtctcctttatatataaacagtttataaataaatataaataatacattttacaataggtcataggtctgcagccTTCCCCTACTGGACacatgaggaacaacaggggcgtaaactgcttggggcgtatatctaccggctcagtagctcttctgattggctgaaattctgtcatttctaaacagtcccgcccactacctctacagatgcacaaatcacttttgaaccaaatatctcggtgcaaaagggagagcgagaaacttgtcacttgaaagagaaaaactgtgtttgagattcatcgcagcagattcaagaagctgtagttatgtactttgtgtttgtgttagaaaaatatacaagacatttctgagaaaatattctacaagtgtgcaactctcatttgatgaattcacgtactgatttgcggatgttcaaaatttctccacgacttcacatttcttgatgaggtttgtgtaaatgcgttttgcaccacattcactgcagcaattgcttaaaaaatgtaagcgtacgagtttctaaatgtgtgatttgtagaataggatttgtgcacctgcaatgaagaatttgagaaggtgtaactgttgtgttgtgtttgtgggagaggaaaaaagtctacaggtttgcaactcttaaaacatttctctctgtgacttcaaatttactgatacacatgtgtggcttttctcttcaactacaaatcgcactgccacaggtgttcagttgttttgaatcaaaaataacttcatagtACTGCTCAATACttaaattagttatatataacaATGAGTGATTTTTTAagttgtattattgtattttggggatatttcattcatctCTTACCAGTCtaaaaaatgtaagggataattttttatatgtatcatcagaaatgtttattttatatactacgctatatataatcacatttaaaattagacaaaatgttcttcttttttaaaagaagagaatggtgtgttttataattttaattaacttaaatgttgaatacttttttgaatgaatgaatgagttgctttagtagcctgatgtcattatataattattggctgaaatggctaaagtctgaatatccataaATATGTGAGCGGCATGATtgtgattgtacatgtctgtgaTTTTGAGAAGGCAGCGTTTATGaccagtttttgtttaaaatatgtttaaaaagtgttttataagcTCAATAAACATAAGTATTGGTTGAATACACcattaaaatgtatgataaatgatttgctttggtttagtaacatgtctttAACCGCgatgtgttttatatgtttgatgaacttgtttaaaatgtatgttccacTTTAGTAACATGTTgtcatatgtatttttttatttttacatattctttaaaacagagataagtgtatttttaattttatatgttCATTTATATGTCTGCTTGTTTATATgatttatcagaatacaaatttgtatagtaGCATGAATATTACACTGATACAACAAGGTACATGTGGTTTATGATGAGATTTATTGAGTAGTCATAATTCAGATGTGACGGTGGGGTGAAGGAAAGGCTGGAAGCAAATGtgagtaattgtttttaatgaaaatggataaacaaacaaacacaagggaaCAATACAACTGAGAAGATGACACTCCGAgatggtggtgaggaggtgaggaatccggatgatgatggtgagtaggcagcaggagaggatagcacaggaactgcggggaatagagccgaaggtaagtgtttgTAGCGGAGTTATAGTgcgtagagtggatgaggttctggggaaacacagacatccaacgtaGATGACACTGAAGCTGACAAACAGGATACACGACATTAAAcaatgatctcacaaacacaagacgtgagacaagccaatatataggggatgagtaatgagtgacagctgttgctgatgaaaattagcggagacgcccacaaactaatcagtgcagacgcgaaacacacagacttcaccacaaagtgcaaacacccagatcacggtttaccaaccatgaCATCAGATCGCTtaactaaatttaataaaatgcgtGTGCATGCAGAATTGTATTGTGTGGGGGTAGGtgtacagttaaaataaataattatacaacttttgaaaaaagatcagttataCTACCGTTTACTGTGTTGGTAGGTTTAGGGGGTGatacaataatcattaatatgctgTGCGTAtgaatataaaaggttttaaatataatatagaaaatgttatGCAACAATTAATGTGaattgaatttaactgaattgtgtcttAACATTAAACCGCCAGCAGAATGGCAAaattgtgaccaatcacggaaagtagggacacaagtcagTTCTGGGgaattttgagttattcacatattctgaaagtgtagtctccaagctctccaatgatgtgtaacacatggaaatctgataatatttggagaagttgtggccatttgaaggtaggcactcaaaaaaagctcaaaaagcagaaaatagcctctaaagattgtgcagttctcacctgttctcactgctgcgagtgacaatggggctcatttacatctcatttagataagccataccccctgtaaagctccccctgtaaagctgcatggttgcatagcaacgacagacacaatgggaaaaatcggaccgcatactattaataataaaggagaatgtgcattgtaaatgtcagtaatttatcttttttgacttttataaaaatgatttagaggctgaaatatgtgagttttatatttttataaaaaatctttaatcttttaaatgtggccatcatttttaatgttattattttgatgtttatgtaaacaaaaagtacatattgatgctaattttatttgttatttgctggtttctacataaaacttggtgaattgatttcattgggtagcattaggacttttttaacaggattctgtgataaccgatgagctatgagctagctaataacaataggtagatatgggaaggtctaaacatggactaaacatgagataacatgtacgtgttcttagaatgaacacaaaacgacaaactttgatgtttatggaaactcaccccataagaaacagaaaaagtattcttgcagatctcgatgcctccaatgaaataagtcgttcaggcacactttctctttgtcggggtcttcTATGTGGATGTAACCATCCCCGAAGTTTgaactgtgcgtctgtttgcctctaaatgttacggattttccccatttctctgtctttatcccaatcaaatgttactatcgatatagccNNNNNNNNNNNNNNNNNNNNNNNNNNNNNNNNNNNNNNNNNNNNNNNNNNNNNNNNNNNNNNNNNNNNNNNNNNNNNNNNNNNNNNNNNNNNNNNNNNNNNNNNNNNNNNNNNNNNNNNNNNNNNNNNNNNNNNNNNNNNNNNNNNNNNNNNNNNNNNNNNNNNNNNNNNNNNNNNNNNNNNNNNNNNNNNNNNNNNNNNNNNNNNNNNNNNNNNNNNNNNNNNNNNNNNNNNNNNNNNNNNNNNNNNNNNNNNNNNNNNNNNNNNNNNNNNNNNNNNNNNNNNNNNNNNNNNNNNNNNNNNNNNNNNNNNNNNNNNNNNNNNNNNNNNNNNNNNNNNNNNNNNNNNNNNNNNNNNNNNNNNNNNNNNNNNNNNNNNNNNNNNNNNNNNNNNNNNNNNNNNNNNNNNNNNNNNNNNNNNNNNNNNNNNNNNNNNNNNNNNNNNNNNNNNNNNNNNNNNNNNNNNNNNNNNNNNNNNNNNNNNNNNNNNNNNNNNNNNNNNGGGATTTtgtagaaaacacacaaaaaataatggaCTGAAAATGGGCCAGAATAAATGTTGtacaaatacacattttactTTGTCACTTATCTGAAATCTCTTGTTTTTTGGGATTATGAACAAATCAAGTCTTCccaaattatttaaatgagacAAATATGgcagctatagtttctaaatgatGTCATAACacaattttcactttattttacagaaaacagtaACATAGATCTAACCATTAATGAGGAGCTCCACATTGGCTGCTTACCATGGTCTTACCACGAAAACCACGGTTATTGCAACTGGAGTTACTATGCAAGAGTTACAGTTTTTGTAAGACTCCTTACGGCAATTGTCATGCATTGTCAtgggaaaatacttttttttttcagtttacatttttgcTAATTGTTTGGAATTTATGACAAGACCTTTTTTCATCATTAGCATTATTAATCAGTATGTTAAGAGCATTTTTaagagcatttaaaaataaacataatgtgtatatatatacatatacatacatatatatttaactgGCAGaattgcatatatttaatagGAAACCCTATTTAACTGGCAGCATTCCTCTAAGTTTCACCAAGATAGCAAGATAGTGGCCCACTCTAAGGAGACTCAAGCCCTGCAACAGGAGGGGTGCAGATGAAGGCCAAAGAACAATTCCAAAATCTGTGATTTCTAGAATATTAGCAGCCTTACAGTGACAGTAATTCCCCCAAAAAGGCTGGTTGTCCATGTAAGACAAATGCACGAAAAGACAGGATAATGCAGAGACTCTCAGTGGGGAATTGGTTCAACACTGCAACTGGAATTGTCTGCCTAAATGTGCACTTTGCAGTTACCAAGTCTCTCCAAATCAAATGGCTCAGCTTACATTTGCTGAGGAGCATGTTGTGCAGAAAAAGGATAACTGGCCCAAAGTTCACTTTAGTTGATGAGAGCAGGTTTCATTTATTTGGGTCTGACGGGAAATATTTTGTTGAAAGATGGAGGAGGAAGTGTCATGGTATGGGGGATGTTTTGTGCAGCAGGACTTGCGCCTCTTCTACAGCTATGGAAGTGTGAATACAAATGTTTATTAGAACCTCCTTCAGCAACATGGTAATCTTCATGCAAGACAATGCCACCATCACACTGCAAAAGAGGTAAAGCAATTCCGTGAAGCTAAGAACACTGAAAAAACGAAATGTCCAACTTAGAGTCCTCATCTAAACCTGACTGAAAATCTCTGGAAAACCTTTGGCAACAGAGTAATGGCTAAGAATCCCACTACAGTCACCGAACTATGTAAGAGAGTAAAGAATTTAAATTTTATACCACTTCTAGTGTAAATATTTCAAGATAAATGTTTTGTCACATAAATGACGCAAAGTAGATTTCATTACAACTAGACCACACAGTCCAGTTGATTTCAGTGATTCACTGATCTTGTTTCCTGTGGCGAAAGGTGCCTTGTGTTTCACAATCTGTCCGTCTTTGGTATATATAAGAGGGGAGCAAAACACAAGACTCCATTGGTTTCATGAAAGAGAAGCAACATGAAGAGCTACTACAAGCTGGGTGTTCTAATCACCTTGGTGGTCTCTGCTTACACCAGCCCTATAGCGCCACTTGCTGGCAAAGACAGAGATAGCATTGCAAAGGTAATTTGCACACTTTGAACTAGCTTGTTAGATACTGAATGCAAACTaactttgcacttttttttagGATTACCTGACTAAATTGTATGGCCTGCCAAAGCAGTCCTCTCCTGATTCTGAAAAACGTGCATCAAGTGAAATGAATCAGAGGTTGAAAGAGATGCAGCAGTTCTTTAAACTCAAGGTAACAGGGAAGCTGGATGATGAGACGCTGGAGGTGATGAAGAAGCCACGCTGCGGGGTTCCAGATGTTGCGGCGTACTCCACTTTCCAAGGGAACTACAAGTGGAAAAAACATGCTCTGACCTACAGGTAAGACCTGCTAATAGATACAACTGTTTAAgacaaaactgattaaaaaagaaCTTGTAACATTTactatcttttcttttctttttatgttgtTGCCAGGATTGAGAACTACACCCCTGACATGTCTGTAGCAGAGGTGGATGATTCCATCAAAAGGGCCCTGCAAGTGTGGGCAGATGTCACTCCTCTGAGATTCAGCCGTGTCAACAGGGGGACAGCCGACATCATGATCTCCTTTGCTGTTGGAGGTCAGTTTTTTAAACGAACCATTAATACGACAAAGATATgaaatttctattttgaatatgcCAAATGTTCAGTTAGGTGGTTGTCAACAAAAGCTCAATTTGTTGAATGCTTTTTACTATATTCTTAAAATAAGACAAATCTCTCGTTCTTTCCAGATCATCAGGATGGTTACCCCTTTGACGGTCCAGATGGTTTTCTGGCTCATGCTTTCCCTCCATTTGAAGGCCTCGGTGGTGATGCCCATTTTGACGATGACGAGAAGTTTTCCTTCAGATCTCCTGAAGGTGAGGGCAGTTTAATTTCCAAAAGTCTCCGGTTTGTAccaatgcacaaaataaaaatcagctGTATTCTCATTCCCACGTATTCCTCAGGCTACAATTTGTTCCTGGTGGCTGCCCATGAGTTCGGACACTCTCTAGGGCTTGACCATTCCCAGGATCCGGGTGCACTGATGTTTCCCACCTACGTTTACAGAGACATCGATACTTTTGCCCTCCCTAAAGACGATGTCAATGGAATCCAGTCTCTTTATGGTAAAGTTGCTACGAATGAGATGCATCAGTGATGGTTTAAATACACAGAATGTGACGCTCCTAATGATtcgacttttttttattaaacaggcCCAAACCCTGATATCGATCCCGTAAATCCAAAACCCACACCACCAGGAACCCCAAACAAATGTGATCCCAAACTGGTCCTAGATGCTGTCACCATGCTCCGTGGAGAGCTCATGTTCTTCAAGAGCCGGTAAACAGAGACAGAAATGCTTTCTGGTGTCAACATGAC of Carassius gibelio isolate Cgi1373 ecotype wild population from Czech Republic chromosome A2, carGib1.2-hapl.c, whole genome shotgun sequence contains these proteins:
- the LOC128021509 gene encoding collagenase 3-like; translated protein: MKSYYKLGVLITLVVSAYTSPIAPLAGKDRDSIAKDYLTKLYGLPKQSSPDSEKRASSEMNQRLKEMQQFFKLKVTGKLDDETLEVMKKPRCGVPDVAAYSTFQGNYKWKKHALTYRIENYTPDMSVAEVDDSIKRALQVWADVTPLRFSRVNRGTADIMISFAVGDHQDGYPFDGPDGFLAHAFPPFEGLGGDAHFDDDEKFSFRSPEGYNLFLVAAHEFGHSLGLDHSQDPGALMFPTYVYRDIDTFALPKDDVNGIQSLYGPNPDIDPVNPKPTPPGTPNKCDPKLVLDAVTMLRGELMFFKSRFFWRSYPLSATVELHLIKGFWPEIPDNIDAAFESPLEDKVFIIRGDKVWALYGYDMVQGYPKSLSMFSFPSNVKKIDAVLYDETSYKILFFVKNEIYSYNEEQRKMETGYPKPVQDIFSGMTGKVTAAFQYKGFNYLFSGPNLFEFGAHNNKLMRVLNNNYFLPC